Below is a genomic region from Brassica rapa cultivar Chiifu-401-42 chromosome A08, CAAS_Brap_v3.01, whole genome shotgun sequence.
CTCTTTTATTCTTCGCATGGTGATGTTGGCAGGTGTTCAACAATAGTCCAGACGAAACTGCGTACAACCGCATGCTactaaaccgagaaaatatTTCAAACGCAGCTGTTATGATTCAGCCATCTCTAACAACTTACTCGTTTAGCACGCTGCCTCAGCCTGCATTGCTGGATGTTGCTTCCATCGCTGCAGACCGTATCCTGTTACTGGACTCTTACATTAGTGTCGTCATTTTCCACGGGATGACCATAGCGCAGTGGCGCAACTTGGGCTACCAAAATCAGCCTGAACATCAGGTAATGTTGCAAGTTGTAATTGACCACGAATTTTCTTGAAGATGCATTGGTAAATCAAGCTTACATGTTTCATTTGATCTAAGGCATTTGCACAACTCTTGGAAGCCCCTCAAGAAGATGCGCAGATGATCATCCGTGAACGTTTCCCTGTACCGAGATTAGTTGTGTGTGATCAACATGGGTCTCAGGTTAGTTTTTTTAATCTCTTTCATCTCTGTATGTGTAGTTAGTTAGTTCCTTGAAGTGTTTCTAGTGTTTGTTGACTTTTGAGTAATACGTTTGGTAATAATGGTGGCAGGCAAGGTTTTTGTTAGCGAAGCTAAATCCATCAGCAACATACAACAACCCGAGTGAGATGAATGCAGGTTCTGATGTAATCTTCACGGATGATGTTAGTCTCCAAGTCTTCTTCCAACATCTTCAGAAATTGGCTGTTCAATCTTGAAAACACACAGAGGTTGACAGAATCAGATCAAGTCTGAGACCGAATCCCACAAAGACAAATAAAGATGCTGCCATCGCTCACCAGAGTGTCTCTAGTGTCTTAAGTTTTCTCATAACACACACATGAACAGAACTATGCTTTGTTTTCATTGCAACGAGGTTTTTGTTTTCTCATATAGTTAACAAATTTTGTAGCTCCATTTCttcatagttttatttatattatattttctcctCATCATACTATGCATGACCACACAGTAATACATAGCACCTATGGTGGTTAGCATGATCGTCCCGCCAATAACCGTTGCACAAATCGCCAGCCAAATATCCTCCTTACCCACAAGGATAAACGAAAGGAAAACAAAGGCAAATAGATATGAACAAACACAAGCTTCTTCTTTGCCTTCTGTTCAATCACCACAACAACGGCCAAAGACATGAACAGCGCCAAGTTGTCAAATATAAACAAGACTAATAAGATTCTTATGAGTCGTGAAGACAAAAGCAAAAACCGCATCTAACTCTCTATTTCTGGTGACTTTTACAACTTAATACCACAGGATCAAGAGCTATAATTAACAAAAGCAAAGCTCGATCCTTTCTCTTATGTATTCTCCCTCTTATGTAAACTTGGACGAAGACTTAGGAATCACGATAAATTGACTGAGGCATCCACTTGAGATGCAACTGAAGCTTGCCTGCTTTGGATTCGTCTAATGCAAACCAGTCTTTGTATTCCTCTTCCATTATAACCCTTGTCAGCGTCAAGATGCATCTCCCAATGTAGTCCTGCACCAAAAAGTAAGAATCCACAACTTATATTGCAACGCAGAAGAATAAAGAACGTTAGATAGCAGAGGGTGGCGGTTCGGTTTTTTACCTTCCCAAAGGTGTCATGGTCCCAAACTTCAAGGACTAGCATATCATGTAACCCATCTTCAACCACAAAATCAAAAGTCTGATTCCAAACCGGGTTTAAGCTGTCATTCACAACCTGGTGACACAAGAAAATTACAGTTAGTTAGACACGAGAGAGGATGAAACATCAATAACCCTCCTTGAATGAGAGATGATCTTACCCGAGTTTTGCTCTTAGCACCTGACTTCTTCATGGAGAGAACGACATAAGGATCAGCTTTCCCCATCATATCTTGTATCGGTATCTCCTCTGCAGATATCACCGTCACAGAAAGCACTCCTCTTACGATGACATCTTTTCTTTTACGCGATGATGCATTTTCTTCGTCTGTCGTATCGTTCTTGAGCACCCTTTCTAAGGACGTCATCGATGAAGAAGCCAAGGGATTTACAATGCCGTTGCTTCCCGCACCGAAGGGGACATATAGTAGCTCAAGGTGAACCTAAGTTACAGTGTATTCAGGTTATGACAAATCTCTAATCTGAGGGAAATTTATAGCTTATTATCTAACCTCTCCACGGTTCTTGTTATCTCTCTGGATCTCTAAATCCTTGACCAGCTTCAACCAGACGTCTTTCACTTTACCAGGTTCAAGTTCACAAAGGCGGATTTGTGCACAACCGATAAGCTCAGATGCTTGTACACCTTCGTCGTCGTATATTCTAACCACTAAATGTTGTGTTGACGCGTCTTCGACAACGAATTCAAAGTGCTCGTTCCAGATGGGGTTCAGATCATTGTTCTGGTGGGAATAAACATCAATCAGATAATCCTTGTAAGGTTTAGCACATATAAATGAATAATCAAATGGACTACTACTTACAATTGTCTTGCTTCTTTGAGTCTTTTCACGCAAAGGGCGTATAAACATTTTAGCAAAGGGGTCTGATTTTCCCACTAGATCTTTGTTGGTCAGGTTCTTCGCTAGCACAAGCTTCACCTCCAACATTCCAACAGGCTTTAGCTCCAGATCACTgggtaaacaaacaaaaaacagctTAAATATAAATCCAAAACTAGAAAAGACAAGCATCTTCATTTTGCATTGACATTTCGACAGTGCTATAACAAAAGAGGAAAGTTGAGCATATAATAAACATTAAGTCAATGGTTCAACTTCATGTTTTAATCTGAGGTGTACCTATAATCACCAGGTAGAATTGGGATGACCTTCCGAACAGGCCATGTGATTGAATCTTCCACGGCATCTCGTATTGTTTCCTGTTACATATTAACTTAATGGTAAGCGTCATATGACCCATGGCATAAAAGAGCACAGCATTACATCACTAGCGTCATGTGGAGCGCTGGTGACAAAATGagatgaaaaaggaaaagaaaaataattttacaaaaaaaaaatagtaaacaaaCAAGGTTTCATGTGTTATAAAAGTAACTGTCCTGACACTAGTTGAAAATGTGTTGATTTATTAACAGATGAATGATAATAACACCAGGAAAAAAACAGTAGGCCAAACCTCAATAGCATCAGAGAGTCCAGGAATTGCTGAAATGTCGCCTCCAACAACCTTAAGGGTGAAGTCCAATTTTTTCTGCAACACAGAATTGGATGTCTTAAGCTAAACAACTGAGACTTTTGTGTCCACACCGTTTCTTGTATCAAACCAATCAAGCACACGCACGTGCATGCTCAGATATATACGCAGACGGATGTAACAACattaaaaaagtaaagaaaaatgaaattatgaaaataacagCTACAGCTTCAAAAGTTTCAGAGGACACCAACCTTTTCTCTAAGAGAAACACTGACAGCTCCAAAGCAAGGAAACTCATCAACCAGTGGCCTAAAAATCAGCCTGAAAACGCCAGTGAATCCAATGTTTTTCACCTAGAAAACAGACAATAAGAAATCAGTTGTAGTCGGCTTATCATGGATCAAAATAGAAAAGCTACAAATAAAACATCAATATTGCCTTCACATGTTCTTCAAGACAGAAAAACTAACAAGTATTATAAAAGTCTATTTGCTTCCGCATAAACTATTTATCGTCACAAAAAGTAAATTATCAGTAGCTATCTCAGCCCTAGTGCTTTATTTACGTATCAAATCAGATGTCAAGCATCAATCTCGCagtacataaaaaaaaagaaattgaagGCAGGGATGAGGTACATGTCCTGTACCTGAACTGGAAGAGATACACCAACTAAGGTCTTGATGCCAAGTACTATATTTGGATTTCCATCCCAATTCATATCAAGCTCCATGGTCATCCCATTTTCATCACCTTCGACAATGGAAACACCTACAGAAACACCAAGGATCACAAGCAGACTCATAAATTTCAAAGTAGCAGCATAACATTAGTTTGAGATTATGGCTCCTCTTTTTGCAAACTTCAAACACAGTCAGAGTATGGCCATTCACTGTTAATCTTCCAGTTAAATTCAAACCCCTTCTCGTTCTGTTATTCACTTACATATAAATTTCCCCTTTGACATCAATTCAGTTACTATCACAGAAAAGTAGGTTACAAAGTGGAGACGCACTGAAAAACATAAACAATCTCGACTAAGAATCCAAGCTCAAGATGGACTCAAATTAAACCGAAAAGCTTGCAAGCAAAGAGATTTCAACACCAATTCAACATGATTCAATTGCACAAGTTCTAGTTACCTCACAACACAAAATTACATTTAAACAAAAGCAAACCTGTAAACTGAGGCGCCACGGTACCGAGAGTAAGCTTAGAAAATGTCAAGGAGGCCACAACGGCAGGTCTATATTGCTCGAGAACAGGCTCCACGGATGCCCTTATAAGCTCCGAAGCTGCCTAAACTCCAATGAATATAACAAGAGAAAAAACATACATTAGAAACCACACAATTATTACATCTCTTTCGCTCAATGAGATTGACAACAACAAATGGGAGCTAACATACCTCATCAACATAAGGCCATATCTTTGTCAAGTGATGGTTCAGCCAAGTCAACTGAAAGTAAACAAAACGCCAAATCAAACTGGTATCAGCAGCATGCAGAGTTATGACCAAATTTGTAAGAAAAGGAAGAATCTTTCTAAGCAAAGGAAGAATCTTTCTAAACAAAGGAAGAATCTTTGTAAGCAAAGGAAGAAT
It encodes:
- the LOC103836526 gene encoding synaptotagmin-5 — its product is MGFVVGLVIGLAVGITFIIGFVKAENYRSKLRAELANTVAAFARMTVEDSRKLLPAEFYPSWVVFSERQKLTWLNHHLTKIWPYVDEAASELIRASVEPVLEQYRPAVVASLTFSKLTLGTVAPQFTGVSIVEGDENGMTMELDMNWDGNPNIVLGIKTLVGVSLPVQVKNIGFTGVFRLIFRPLVDEFPCFGAVSVSLREKKKLDFTLKVVGGDISAIPGLSDAIEETIRDAVEDSITWPVRKVIPILPGDYSDLELKPVGMLEVKLVLAKNLTNKDLVGKSDPFAKMFIRPLREKTQRSKTINNDLNPIWNEHFEFVVEDASTQHLVVRIYDDEGVQASELIGCAQIRLCELEPGKVKDVWLKLVKDLEIQRDNKNRGEVHLELLYVPFGAGSNGIVNPLASSSMTSLERVLKNDTTDEENASSRKRKDVIVRGVLSVTVISAEEIPIQDMMGKADPYVVLSMKKSGAKSKTRVVNDSLNPVWNQTFDFVVEDGLHDMLVLEVWDHDTFGKDYIGRCILTLTRVIMEEEYKDWFALDESKAGKLQLHLKWMPQSIYRDS